One Ilumatobacter coccineus YM16-304 genomic window, GACGGCGATCATGCAGGCGATCGTCGATCTGCTGCCCGACGAGGCGCGCGAGCAGCGCACGCCGACCGTCGACGAACTGATGCGGACGTTCCCGCCCGGATATCGCGGCGACCCGAACGCCGAGACCACCCGGCGACCGGGCACCGACACATGAACCGCAGACAGGAGACCACGATGGCCCGACGAGAACGAGAATCCGAACTGTCACCACGGATGAGCGAGCACGAGGCGCTCATGTGGAACATCGAGAAGGACCCGTGGCTCAACCCCAGCGGCGCGTCGGTGATACTGCTCGACAAGCCGCTCGACACGGAGCGCTTCCGCCGTCAGATCCGTGCGGGGATCGCGAAGACGCCGCGTCTCTACCAGCGTGTCGTCCCCGGCTTCGCGCGTCTGTCGACCCCGGCCTGGGTCGCCGACGCCGAGTTCGACCTCGATGCCCACATCCGCGAGATCGTGCTCCCCGCCCCCGGCACGCAACGCCAACTGCTCGACCTCGCTGCACGCCTCTACGCCGAGCCACTCGACCGGACTCGACCGCTCTGGCGGTTCGTGATGATCAACGGACTCGAAGGCGGCGGCAGCGCGCTCTACACGATGATCCACCACTCGGTCAGCGACGGCATCGGCCAGCTCCGGATATCGGAGATCTACCAGCAGCTGACGCGCGACGAGGACGCGCCACCGCCCGTCGACCTCGACGGCATCATCGCCGAAGCGGTCGCCGCCGATCTCGGCAAGGAGTCGGGCGGTGACCTCGCCGAGAGTCCGCTGTCGGCCCTGCGCGACTCGACCAGCCATCTGGTCCGTCGTCAGATCGGGATCGGACGCCGGATCGCCGGCGAGCTCGCGTTGTGGCCGGCCGATCCGAGCCGCATCTCGAACCGAGTCGACACCTTGCTCGAGACGGTGAGTAGTGCGGTGGCACAGTTGCGACCCAGCGACGAGGAGCGAGCGAGCGGTTCGCCGCTTTGGAAGCACCGGTCGCGGCATCGCCACCTCGAGTGGGTACGCGTGCCCGTCGCCGATCTGAAAGCAGCGGCGGCAGTTGCCGGCGGCACGGTGAACGACGCGTTCATGGCCGGACTCGCCGAGGCCGCATCGCGGTATCACCTCGACCGCGGGGTCGAGATCGACCACGTGAACTCGAGCTTCGTCTTGAGTACCCGTCACGATTCGAAGGCCGGCGGCAACGCCTTCACGCCGGTGCCGGTGAAGCTCCCGGCCGGACCGATGTCGATACAAGAGCGCATGTCCACCATCACCGAGACCCTCGCCGAGGCGAAGCAGACCGCGAGCAGGACCGGCGGCATGACCGCCATCTCGGGCGTGGCGAACCTGCTTCCGATCTCGACCGTCACCCAGACGGCACGCGCCGCGGCGTCGCGAATCGACTTCTCGACGTCGAACCTGCGCGGCGCGCCCTTCGAGGTGTACTGCTCCGGGGCGAAGGTGCTGGCGACGATTCCGATGGGCCCGGTAGCCGGCACGGGAGCGAACATCACCGCGCTGTCGCTCGACGGTCAACTCGACATCGGCATCTTCATCGACCCGGCGGCGATCACCGAGCCCGAGGCCTTCCGTACGGCGATCGAAGCGTCGTTCGCCGACATGTTCGCGGCAGCGGTGCCCGCACCGCGACCGCGCAAGCAGCGTGCTGCCAAGAAGACCGCGACGAAGAAACGAGCGGCGAAGAAGGCCGCAACGAAGAAGACCGCGGCGAAGAAACGAGCTGCCACCAAGAAGTGATCGGCGAAGCAGCGTGCTGCCGAGCAGGCCGACGCAGCGACGACGTAGCGCTCAGCCGAGGTGACTCGGCCCGATCAGCGTTCGAGCAGATCGAACAACAGATGCGGATGCGTGAGCGCCACGTGATGGCCGGCGCCGTCGACGTCGACGATCGTCGCCCGGCGAGCGACGGCGGTGAGATGCGCTCGGTCCCCGATCGGATCGTCGGCGCCACGGAAGACGGTCACCGGCGTGTCGATCGCGAACAGCTCACGCCAGTCGGCGTCGAGCACCAGTTCGTGGAGCGAACCGTCGAAGGCTTCCCAGGTGTGCAGGCTCGCCCGTCTGCTCACGTCGGTCGGCCAGCGAGGTGAGGCCGCGGCCATCAGCCAGCCGGCGACGCGGCGGTGTTCACAGTTGAGCCGGCACAGGCGCCTCGACCACTCGTTGTCGGCGACGAGCAGCTTCGTCATGCCGCCCGCTTCGTCGGCGATCTGCTGCGCGGCGTCGGCCGACTCGTAGACGGGCGGCCCCCAGAGCACCACGCCGGTCGCCCGGTCGGGGTGCCGTTTCGCCCAGGCCAACGCGACCGCGGAGCCCATCGAGTGCGCTGCGATCAACACGCGCGATCGGCCGGCTCCGAGCGACTCGAGCACCCCGTCGATCGCGTCGACGTGCGCATCGAGGCCGAAGTCGGTGCGGAGTTCGTCGAGCGAGCGACCGAAGCCGAGCAGGTCGGGCATCACCAGTCGGTGGTCGATCGCTATGCCTTCGTAGATGTCGCCGAAGTAGTCGGCGGTGGCTCCCAGGCCGTGGAGCACGACGACGACTTCGGGGTCGTCGGGGTGGAGCCGATCGGACGGAGCGCCGCCCTCGAGCATGCCGAGTCCGCCGGTGACGCGACCGGGGAACGACGACGGGTTCCACACCTTCACCAGCGGTGAGCGGCGCTGCATTATCTCCCACACGATGAGTGCCGTGATCGCCACGGTGAGCAGCACGACGACGACGGTCAGGAACAGCTGCATCGTGCTCGACCCGCCCTCGTCGTCATGGGTTCGATCATCGTTTCGACCCTAACAGCGAAGTACCACATGAGGGTTTCACGATTTCGTAACAATATGCGATCGACCAGGTGACAACCGCACTTCCGAGTCTTCGCAGCGCCGCGATGGCACCTCGGCGACGGTCGTGACCGGCGGGATCGCCACCAATTCGTCATCAACGCGCACTAGCGTCCTGTCGAATGCCTGGCCGGAACCTCACCTCGTCGCGCGCCCTCACGTCGTCGAGCGCGTCGACCGTTCGCTCGGGACAGCCTCGGCTCGTCGCTGCGCTCGCGCTGTTGGTCGCCGTCACGCTCATCGGCACCACCGCCAACGCCGACCATGGTGACGCCGCTGCAGCGCAGGCCGCCCGTGAGATCCAAGCCGCTCGCGACGCTGCGAACGCCGCCGCACAGGCGCTGTTCGACGCCGAATCCGAGATCGACACGCTCACCATCGACATCGCCCAGGCCGAAGACGACCTCGCGGCCAAGGAGACGTTGCTCGGTGAGATGCAGGAGTCGCTCGAGTACGAGGCCGTCCGACGCTTCGTCGGTTCCGGCGCCGAGGACTTCCCGCTGATGATCGACATCAGTGGCGCCAACGACGAGCTGTACGTCGAGGTGCTCGCGTCCGTCTCGACCGAGACCGTCGTGGTCGATCTCGACGATCTCGACCTGGCGATCAAGGAGACGAACGAGGCTCGCGACGCGCTCGCCGCGCAGAAGGCGTCGGCCGAGGCCGCCAAGACGAACTACGTCGCGCTCGAAGAGGCCGCCGAGGCTCGCATCGTCGAACTCCAGGAGATCGAAGCGCAACGCCTCGTCGACGAAGCGGTCGAGCACGAGCTCGAACGGCAGCGCCGTGAACGGGCGGCCCGTGAGGCTGCCGAGGCGGCGGCCGCAGCCGAAGCCGCGGAGCGGCAGGCCGCAGCCGCGGCCTCGTCGAGCAGCGGCTCGTCGAGCTCGTCGGGCAGTGGTTCATCGAGTGGTTCGTCGGGCGGTGGCTCCTCGACCGGTGCGTCGCCGGCCCCCAGCCAACCCGTCGCACGCAACAACATGGTGTGCCCGATGCGCGGCTCCTACGCGTTCGCCGACACCTGGGGAGCAGCACGCTCCGGCGGGCGCAGCCACCAGGGCGTCGACATGATCTCGCCGACCGGCACGCCGATCATCGCCGTCGAGTCCGGCTCGGTTCGCTTCTCCCAGAACCGACTGGGCGGAAACGCCGCGTGGGTCACCGGCAACAGCGGCACGAAGTACTACTACGCCCACATGAGCAGCTACGAGGGGTCGAGTCGCAGCGTGTCACAAGGCGAAGTGATCGGCTACAACGGTCAGACCGGCAACGCCGGCACGCCGCACCTGCACTTCGAAGTGCACCCGGGCGGGGGCCGAGCGGTCAACCCGTACCCGTACGTCGCCGCCGTCTGCTGACCCCGACGTGTCGCACCCCATGTCCGAGACCGGTCATGATGGCACGATGCCCGACAACGTCGTCGTCGTTCTGCTCGACTCGCTCAACCGGCACATGGTGGGCGCGTACGGTGGCACCGAGTTCGCCACGCCGAACCTCGACCGGTTCGCCGCACGATCGCAGCGCTTCACGAACCACGTGACCGGGTCGCTTCCGTGCATGCCGGCGCGCCACGACATTCTCTGCGGGGCCCTCGACTTCCTGTGGAAGCCGTGGGGATCGATCGAACTGTGGGAGGAGTCGATCACCGCGGCGCTCCGACGGTCCGGGGTGACGACGATGCTCGTCTCCGACCATCCTCACCTCTTCGAGACCGGCGGCGAGAACTACCACACCGATTTCGGTGGTTGGGACTACGTCCGCGGCCACGAAGGAGACCCATGGCGGACGACGATCGATCCGTCGGCGATCGGGAGTCCGTCGCTGCCGGCCGCCCGTGACGGCGGTTGGTTCCTCCGCGAACGGTTCGGCGTCGACGGTGATCGCTTCGGCCGGCGCCACTATGACGACGCCCGCACCTGGTTTCGCAGCGAAGACGACCTTCCCGGTCCGGCCACGATGCGATCGGCGACCGACTGGATCCGGCGCGAGGCGCCGGCGCACGAACGATGGATGCTGTTCGTCGACGAGTTCGACCCGCACGAACCCTTCGACACTACGGAGCCGTGGGCGTCGATGTACGACGACCCCGACGACCCATGGGGCGACGACCCACGGCTGATCTGGCCGCCGTACACGGTCGGCGGGGTCACCACCGGTGCGCTGACGCCACGCCAGGCTCGCCACATCCGAGCGAACTACGGCGCCAAGCTGTCGATGATCGACCACCACTTCGGACGGTTGCTCGACCAACTCGACACCGACGATCTGTGGGACACGACCGCGGTGATCGTGTGCACCGACCACGGTCACTATCTCGGCGACGAGCGCACCGCCGGCCGAGCCGGGGAAGAACAGCGCCACGACATCTGGGGCAAACCGATGGTCCCCCAGTTCGAGCCGCTCGGCCACACACCGCTGATGATCCACTGGCCCGGAGCCGACGCCGGCACGTGCGACGCGCTCACCACCAACGTCGACCTCAACGCAACGATCGCCGACGCATTCGGGGTGACGATGCAACATCGCACCCACGGACGATCGATGGCGCCGCTGCTCGACGGCACCGCGACCTCCATCCGCGAGTGGGCGATCGGCGGCGTGTTCGGCAACTGGGTGCAGGTCACCGACGGACGCCACAAGTACGCGCGGGCGCCGGTCGACGAGAACTTCCCGATGTCGATGTGGTCGAACCGCTGGTCGACCATGCCGGTCAGTGGCGTCGGCGTCGCGGACTTCGCCTCGTTCCCCAAACCCGACCGGCGGGCGCAACTCGACTTCATGCCGGGCTCCGAGGTTCCGGTCATCCGCCAGCCGTTCGAACCGGGCGACACGATCCCGTTCTGGGCCGGCGGGGCGAACGCCATCGGCCAACACCATCTCTACGACGTCGTCGACGACCCCGACGAGGCCGAGAACCGGTGCGGCGAGCGAACCGAATCCGAGATGATCGATCTCCTGCGAACCGCACTCGCCGACGTCGAAGCCCCGAGCGACCAGTTGGCACGCCTGGGGCTCTGACCGTCGCGTCGCTGATCAGCCTGCTCGCGCGATCTGGCGTCACGGGTTCGTGAACAACGCGATCGGAAGCGAGAATCGACGCGTCGGTTTGGCACGATGTACGAATGCAGGAACGCACATTGCCGATCGTTGCCGAAGGATTGCAGCGGCACTTCGGCTCGGGGGACGACATCGTCAAGGCGGTCGACGGCGTCGACCTCAAGATCGAACCCGGAGAGATCTTCGGGTTCCTCGGCCCGAACGGTGCCGGCAAGTCGACCACGGTGAGGATGCTCACCACGCTGCTGCGTCCGACAGGAGGCGTCGGTCGGGTCGCCGGTTTCGACGTCGTGACCGAGGCCGACAGCGTGCGCCGCAACATCGGCGTCGCCCTCCAGGACGCGGCGATCGACCCGCTGATGACGGGCACCGAACTCCTCCGCCTGCAAGCCGTGCTGTACGGCCTCCCGAAGGCGCAACACCACACCAAGGCGGGTGAACTGCTCGAACGGGTCGGACTCACCGCGGCGGGCGACCGGCGCGTCGGCACGTACTCGGGCGGCATGCGCCGACGCCTCGACCTGGCGCTGTCGCTCATCCACGAACCGTCGGTGCTGTTCCTCGACGAGCCGACGACGGGGCTCGATCCGATGAGCCGGATCTCCCTCTGGGAGGAGATCCGCCGCCTCAACAACGACGGCACCACCGTGCTGCTCACCACGCAGTACCTCGAAGAAGCCGACCAGTTGGCCGAGCGGATCGCCATCATCGATCACGGCGTGATCGTGCGCAAGGGTCGACCCGCCGAGTTGAAGGCCGAAGTCGGCTCACCCACCCTGTTCGTGACCGTCGACGAGAGTTCGAAGGAGGTGGCGACCGAACGCCTCGCCACGTTCGGCGAGCTCCGGCCGAGCGCCGAGGGCAAACTCGGCGTGGGACTCACCGACGGTCCGAGTGGCGTGTCGAGCGTGGTCCGCGATCTCGACGACCGTGGCATCACGGTGCGCAACCTCGAACTCCACGAGCCGAGCCTCGACGACGTGTTCGCCGAAGCGACCGGGTACCGCCTCGAAGGCGCCGAGGGCTGATCGCATGACGACCACCCTCGCCCCGACCACCGGGCGCCGAGCGATGTCGACGTCGACCGTCGCACAGACCTGGGCGATGTCGGTTCGCTCGATGCAGTCGCTGGTCCGGCAGCCGGCGCTCGTCGTGCCGTCGCTGATCTTCCCGCTGTTCTTCGCCGCCCTCGGCACCTCGTCGTTCTCGCGGGCCACTGACCTCCCTGGCTTCCCCGCCGTCGACTCGTACCTCGACTTCGCCCTCGCCGGCGCGATCGTCCAGGGCATTCTCTTCGGCTCGACGACCGGTGCGACGGCACTCGCCACCGACATCGAGAACGGGTTCTTCGATCGGCTGCTCGCCTCGCCGTCGACCCGCACCGGCATCATCGTCGGGCGTATGGCCGGCGGCATGGCCTACGGCGCGTTCCAATCGCTCTTCTTCGTGCTCGTGCTGCTGCCGTTCGGGTTGAGCGTGAAGGGCGGCATCGGGGGCGTGCTCGGCCTGATGGTCGCCGGGACCGTGCTCGCGCTCGCCGTCGGTGCGCTGATGGCCGCCATGGCGCTGCTCACCGGATCGTCGGAAGCGGTGCAGGGCGCGTTCCCACTGCTCTTCATCGGATTGTTCTTCTCGTCGGCGTTCTTCCCGCGAGAGACGATGAGCGGCGTCTACGGCCGGATGGCCGACTTCAATCCGATCTCGTATCTCGTCGAAGGGATGCGTGACCTCGTGATCGAGGGCGTCTCCGCCTCGGCGCTCGCCCGGGCGATTCTCGTCCCGGCTGCGCTCTCGGTGTTCACGATCATGCTGTCGCTGCGAGCGCTCAAGCGTCGGCTGGGGGCGTCATGACCACCACCGAGACCGCCCGGTCGGCTCGCCCGCTCAACACCCGACGGACTCCGGCGTTCGCGGCTGCGGTCGGCCTCGCCCGGCGCAGCATCGTCAACATCACGCGGCTGCCGTCTGCCTTCCTGCCGTCGATCCTGATGCCGGTCTTCCAGTCGATCGCGTTCGCCGGCACCTTCTTCGCCATCATCCAGATTCCCGGCTTCCCCACCGATCGCTCGATCAACTGGTTCCTCCCGCTCGGCACGCTGATGGGTTCGGGGTTCGCCGGCATCGGCATCGGTTTCGCGACGATCCGCGACCTCGAGACCGGCTTCTACGACCGAATCCGGCTCACCCCGGCACCGCGCTCGTCGCTGATCACCGGTCCGCTGATGGCCGCACTGGCTCGCTCCGCGATCGTCACCACCATCGTGGTCATCGTCGGCGTGTGCTTCGGTGCCCGTCCGACGCACGGCTTGTACGGATTGCTGTTCCTCTACATCGCCGGGCTCGGTATCGCTGCGCTCGGCACCGGGTGGGGACTCGCGTTGGCGTTCCGCTTCGGCGACATGCGCGCTGCCGCGATCATGCAGCTCACGTTCTTCCTGATGATCTTCCTGACCGACGCGCAGACGCCGCTCTTCATCATGGACGGCTGGCTCGAGGCGGTGGCCCGAGTCAACCCGTTCACCAACATCATCCGCCTCGCCCGACTCGGCTGGCTCGATGCACCGATCACCTGGGATCGCATCTGGGGCGGACTGGTCGCGCTGGCGGCGATCACCGGACTCACCCTGCTCTTCGCTCGCCGCTCGCTCGACCGGCTGAGCGACAACTGACCCGGACGGTTTGTCTCAGAGACAAACCGTCCGCTTCGTGTACGAGACGGCGACCGGCATGTGATCTGCTGGGGGCATGAGATTCGGGATCTTCTACGAGCACCAGTTGCCCAAACCGTGGACCGACGACGCCGAGTACCGGTTGCTGCAGGAAGCCCTCGACCAGGTCGAACTCGCCGACCGGCTCGGCTTCGACTACGCGTGGGAGGTCGAACACCACTTCCTCGACGAGTACTCCCACTCGTCGGCACCCGAGGTCTTCCTCGCTGCGGCCGCGGCCAGAACGAAGCACATCCGACTCGGGCACGGCATCCGCCAGGTGATCCCGAACTACAACCACCCGGCCCGCACCGCCGAAGGGTTGGCGACGCTCGACCTGATCTCCGACGGCCGCGTCGACTTCGGCATCGGTGAAGGCGCCACCCGTATGGAGTTGCACGGATTCGACATCCCGGCCAAGCACAAGCGGGCGATGTCGCTCGAGGCCGCCGAGCAGGTCGCGAACATGATGGTGCTCGACCCGTACCCAGGGTT contains:
- a CDS encoding wax ester/triacylglycerol synthase domain-containing protein gives rise to the protein MSEHEALMWNIEKDPWLNPSGASVILLDKPLDTERFRRQIRAGIAKTPRLYQRVVPGFARLSTPAWVADAEFDLDAHIREIVLPAPGTQRQLLDLAARLYAEPLDRTRPLWRFVMINGLEGGGSALYTMIHHSVSDGIGQLRISEIYQQLTRDEDAPPPVDLDGIIAEAVAADLGKESGGDLAESPLSALRDSTSHLVRRQIGIGRRIAGELALWPADPSRISNRVDTLLETVSSAVAQLRPSDEERASGSPLWKHRSRHRHLEWVRVPVADLKAAAAVAGGTVNDAFMAGLAEAASRYHLDRGVEIDHVNSSFVLSTRHDSKAGGNAFTPVPVKLPAGPMSIQERMSTITETLAEAKQTASRTGGMTAISGVANLLPISTVTQTARAAASRIDFSTSNLRGAPFEVYCSGAKVLATIPMGPVAGTGANITALSLDGQLDIGIFIDPAAITEPEAFRTAIEASFADMFAAAVPAPRPRKQRAAKKTATKKRAAKKAATKKTAAKKRAATKK
- a CDS encoding alpha/beta fold hydrolase, with amino-acid sequence MQLFLTVVVVLLTVAITALIVWEIMQRRSPLVKVWNPSSFPGRVTGGLGMLEGGAPSDRLHPDDPEVVVVLHGLGATADYFGDIYEGIAIDHRLVMPDLLGFGRSLDELRTDFGLDAHVDAIDGVLESLGAGRSRVLIAAHSMGSAVALAWAKRHPDRATGVVLWGPPVYESADAAQQIADEAGGMTKLLVADNEWSRRLCRLNCEHRRVAGWLMAAASPRWPTDVSRRASLHTWEAFDGSLHELVLDADWRELFAIDTPVTVFRGADDPIGDRAHLTAVARRATIVDVDGAGHHVALTHPHLLFDLLER
- a CDS encoding M23 family metallopeptidase, which encodes MPGRNLTSSRALTSSSASTVRSGQPRLVAALALLVAVTLIGTTANADHGDAAAAQAAREIQAARDAANAAAQALFDAESEIDTLTIDIAQAEDDLAAKETLLGEMQESLEYEAVRRFVGSGAEDFPLMIDISGANDELYVEVLASVSTETVVVDLDDLDLAIKETNEARDALAAQKASAEAAKTNYVALEEAAEARIVELQEIEAQRLVDEAVEHELERQRRERAAREAAEAAAAAEAAERQAAAAASSSSGSSSSSGSGSSSGSSGGGSSTGASPAPSQPVARNNMVCPMRGSYAFADTWGAARSGGRSHQGVDMISPTGTPIIAVESGSVRFSQNRLGGNAAWVTGNSGTKYYYAHMSSYEGSSRSVSQGEVIGYNGQTGNAGTPHLHFEVHPGGGRAVNPYPYVAAVC
- a CDS encoding sulfatase; this encodes MPDNVVVVLLDSLNRHMVGAYGGTEFATPNLDRFAARSQRFTNHVTGSLPCMPARHDILCGALDFLWKPWGSIELWEESITAALRRSGVTTMLVSDHPHLFETGGENYHTDFGGWDYVRGHEGDPWRTTIDPSAIGSPSLPAARDGGWFLRERFGVDGDRFGRRHYDDARTWFRSEDDLPGPATMRSATDWIRREAPAHERWMLFVDEFDPHEPFDTTEPWASMYDDPDDPWGDDPRLIWPPYTVGGVTTGALTPRQARHIRANYGAKLSMIDHHFGRLLDQLDTDDLWDTTAVIVCTDHGHYLGDERTAGRAGEEQRHDIWGKPMVPQFEPLGHTPLMIHWPGADAGTCDALTTNVDLNATIADAFGVTMQHRTHGRSMAPLLDGTATSIREWAIGGVFGNWVQVTDGRHKYARAPVDENFPMSMWSNRWSTMPVSGVGVADFASFPKPDRRAQLDFMPGSEVPVIRQPFEPGDTIPFWAGGANAIGQHHLYDVVDDPDEAENRCGERTESEMIDLLRTALADVEAPSDQLARLGL
- a CDS encoding ATP-binding cassette domain-containing protein, translated to MQERTLPIVAEGLQRHFGSGDDIVKAVDGVDLKIEPGEIFGFLGPNGAGKSTTVRMLTTLLRPTGGVGRVAGFDVVTEADSVRRNIGVALQDAAIDPLMTGTELLRLQAVLYGLPKAQHHTKAGELLERVGLTAAGDRRVGTYSGGMRRRLDLALSLIHEPSVLFLDEPTTGLDPMSRISLWEEIRRLNNDGTTVLLTTQYLEEADQLAERIAIIDHGVIVRKGRPAELKAEVGSPTLFVTVDESSKEVATERLATFGELRPSAEGKLGVGLTDGPSGVSSVVRDLDDRGITVRNLELHEPSLDDVFAEATGYRLEGAEG
- a CDS encoding ABC transporter permease; this translates as MTTTLAPTTGRRAMSTSTVAQTWAMSVRSMQSLVRQPALVVPSLIFPLFFAALGTSSFSRATDLPGFPAVDSYLDFALAGAIVQGILFGSTTGATALATDIENGFFDRLLASPSTRTGIIVGRMAGGMAYGAFQSLFFVLVLLPFGLSVKGGIGGVLGLMVAGTVLALAVGALMAAMALLTGSSEAVQGAFPLLFIGLFFSSAFFPRETMSGVYGRMADFNPISYLVEGMRDLVIEGVSASALARAILVPAALSVFTIMLSLRALKRRLGAS
- a CDS encoding ABC transporter permease is translated as MTTTETARSARPLNTRRTPAFAAAVGLARRSIVNITRLPSAFLPSILMPVFQSIAFAGTFFAIIQIPGFPTDRSINWFLPLGTLMGSGFAGIGIGFATIRDLETGFYDRIRLTPAPRSSLITGPLMAALARSAIVTTIVVIVGVCFGARPTHGLYGLLFLYIAGLGIAALGTGWGLALAFRFGDMRAAAIMQLTFFLMIFLTDAQTPLFIMDGWLEAVARVNPFTNIIRLARLGWLDAPITWDRIWGGLVALAAITGLTLLFARRSLDRLSDN